GCGAGACGGACATCCTCGCGCCGCCGACGGACTGTCTCGCGCCCATCACCGACGAACTCGTCGAGGCGGGCCTGCGCAAGGAGTTCGACGCGGACTTCTACGCCGCCGCGACGCGCGACGCCGAGGTCCACGGCGGCGACCCGTTCATCGTCGAGGCCGGCATCGCCTACGGCGGCGAGTTGGAGGAGGGCGGGCAGGTCGACCTGCTCCGCTTCGCAAACCGCGTGCCACTCGTGTACCAGCGCGGCGCGTGTGCGACGACCGACGTGGTGAAACGCATCGGCTGGCGCAACTACGGCCTCGACCAGCCCGGCGGCTCGGGGATGCCGAACGGCCCTGCCGTCATCATGATCCACGTCGCCTCGACGAACGTCCCGTTCACGAGCGAGTCGAAGGACGCCCTCGCGAACATCCCGGCGATCGAAGACGAGATCGAACTCGCCGTCCGCGAGGCCGCCCGCGAACTCAAGAGCTACCTCAACAAGCGGCGCTCGATGCAGAAGCGCCGCCAGAAGCAGGACGTGCTCGGTCGGATCCTCCCGGAGATGGCCGACAAGGTGGCGCAGGTGACCGGCCGCCAGCGCCCGAACATCGACGGCGCGATGGCGCGCATCATGAACAACGTCGGCGTCGAGCGTGAACGCGAGGGCGACACCGTCCGCCTCATCGTCGAGAACCACTCCGACCGCACCGAACAGCCAGACGTGACGGACATCGTCACCGCCGAACCGACGGACGTGCCCGAGGAGGCGACCGTCGTCGACCTCGACGGCGAGTGGTTCGTGAAGTGGAACCCGACCGTGCCCGGCGGCGAGGAGGCCGTGCTCGAGTACACCGTCTCCGGCGACCCCGAGTTCGACGTGAACGTCGACGGCATCGAGACCGAGAAGCTGACCGTGAACGCCTGATATGAGCGCAGACACACCCGAATCCGACACCCGACTGAACGAGGAGAAGGCCCGCGAACAGCTGATCGAACTCGCGGCAGAGTTCTACGACCAGTTCGACCACGGCGACATCCCCGAGATGACGCTGCCCACGCGGACGAAGAGCAACATCGTCTTCGACGAGGAGGCGGGCGTGTGGGTGTACGGCGACCGCACCTCCACCCGCTCGGCCAACTCCGTCCGGGGCGCGCGCAAGCTCCTGAAGGCGGTGTACGCCGTCGAGTTCCTCGCCCAGCAACTCGACGAGAATCGCTCGTCCACCCTGCGTGAGCTGTACTACCTCAGCGAGTCGTGGGACTCCGAGGAGGCGCAGTTCAACACCCAAGACGAGTCGAACCAGCTCATCGAGGACTTGGAGATCGTCTCGGGCGTCACCCGCGAGGACTTCCACATGCGCCCGGAGGAGTCGGGCGCGAAGGTGATGGGGCCGCTGAAGATCCGCGAGCAGACCCGCCGCGGCGACCGCGACATCCACTGCCAGGAGGACGTCGGGCAGGGGGGCTACCAGATTCCGAACAACCCCGACACGATCGAGTTCCTCGACAACGACGCCGAGTTCGTCCTCTGCGTGGAGACCGGTGGTATGCGCGACCGTCTCGTGGAGAACGGCTTCGACGTCGACTACGACTCCATCGTCGTCCACCTCGGCGGTCAGCCCGCCCGCGCGACGCGGCGCCTCACGAAGCGCCTGCACGACGAACTCGACCTGCCGGTCGTGGTCTTCTGTGACGGCGACCCCTGGTCGTACCGCATCTTCGGCTCCGTCGCCTACGGGTCGATCAAGTCCGCGCACCTCTCGGAGTATCTCGCGACGCCGGAGGCGAAGTACGTCGGCATCCGCCCGCAGGACATCGTCGACTACGACCTGCCGACGGACCCGCTGTCGGACTCCGACGTGAACGCCCTAGAGTCGGAACTGGAGGACCCGCGCTTCCAGACCGACTTCTGGGAGGAGCAGATCGAACTCCAACTCGACATCGAGAAGAAGGCAGAACAGCAGGCACTCGCGGCGCAGGGCCTCGACTTCGTGACCGACACCTACCTCCCCGAGCGCCTCGAGGACATGGGCATCGTCTAACGAAGCTGCGACTCCAGTTCTCGTTCCCGTTCGCGGTCGCCGCCGCGGTCCGCCGCCGCGCCCGCTGATGACTCCCGCCGCATCCGCGCTAGCTCCGCCTCGATGTCGTCGTCGCCGAACTGGCCGGAGACCTCGTCGGCACAGGCGGCACAGTAGACGTTCTCGCCCGCGGCGGTGGTGCCGACGGGGACGCCGGCGACGTAGCGCCGCTTCGCGTACCAGCGGCGTTCGCCGTGGAAGATCCGTCGCTCGCAGGCCGCACACGCCTCTGGTGGGTTGCGGACCCGCTCGCGCTCGACCGTCTTCTCCGTGCCGAACGTCGTCACGGGCTTCACTCCCTCGCGGAGTACGCCCGGCGCGAGCATCGCCGCGACCGAGACGAGGACGAACAACAGCGCCCCGGCGACGAGCGCAGCGGTCGAGAGGCTCGCCAGCAGCGCGAAGACTACCCACGCCGCGGCCACGAACAGCGCCAGTAGCCCGGCACCGACCCCGGCCACCGTGAGGAGGTCGACCGACGGCCCCTCGTTGCTCCGTTCGACGGTGCCGTCGGCG
The DNA window shown above is from Halobaculum marinum and carries:
- a CDS encoding zinc ribbon domain-containing protein produces the protein MIFRTSDTQTCPDCRTEVAAGDQFCSACGAFVDDADRSVSADGGDARGHTVRHEDRAWLRRYVSDREAEGWTTLEDDDDRVVLRKRGVGRLPLHVVAFLLSGGLGNLLYATYSFTLGAPRRTVHADGTVERSNEGPSVDLLTVAGVGAGLLALFVAAAWVVFALLASLSTAALVAGALLFVLVSVAAMLAPGVLREGVKPVTTFGTEKTVERERVRNPPEACAACERRIFHGERRWYAKRRYVAGVPVGTTAAGENVYCAACADEVSGQFGDDDIEAELARMRRESSAGAAADRGGDRERERELESQLR
- a CDS encoding DNA topoisomerase IV subunit A, with the translated sequence MSADTPESDTRLNEEKAREQLIELAAEFYDQFDHGDIPEMTLPTRTKSNIVFDEEAGVWVYGDRTSTRSANSVRGARKLLKAVYAVEFLAQQLDENRSSTLRELYYLSESWDSEEAQFNTQDESNQLIEDLEIVSGVTREDFHMRPEESGAKVMGPLKIREQTRRGDRDIHCQEDVGQGGYQIPNNPDTIEFLDNDAEFVLCVETGGMRDRLVENGFDVDYDSIVVHLGGQPARATRRLTKRLHDELDLPVVVFCDGDPWSYRIFGSVAYGSIKSAHLSEYLATPEAKYVGIRPQDIVDYDLPTDPLSDSDVNALESELEDPRFQTDFWEEQIELQLDIEKKAEQQALAAQGLDFVTDTYLPERLEDMGIV